Proteins found in one Nitratiruptor sp. SB155-2 genomic segment:
- a CDS encoding CinA family protein has translation MKNAILFIGQDFLINDAFVASIERTMHKRFVNIHAKEFFHDKDKDLILHVTKTIEDFDNILIATTHESFSIVSKILSTLYEDNLVAKEGMLVPSRVSEIEKDSYILHTQEKQINVIKVEVCEKVPNILLESKIESAILHIFDLEFEEFIEKLSPLARTFEIEIQTTKLTHNLYKILAINKKFGDLAMFVQNAKLLFPNNMIIAQNLFEYLIDRFTIAHKKITFAESCTGGLLASMLTKIPGASNIFDGSLVTYANEIKHAWLGVRNETLMKYGAVSHETVEEMIEGALKSSGSDYAIAISGIAGPGGGTNEKPVGTVFVGCGDSNQSIIHKMHFQGDRNYIQYQAAMYGVKLLFEIASDELF, from the coding sequence GATGCACAAACGATTTGTCAATATCCATGCCAAGGAATTCTTTCACGACAAAGACAAAGATCTTATATTACATGTTACGAAAACGATCGAAGATTTTGACAACATTCTAATAGCTACAACTCATGAAAGTTTCTCAATAGTGAGCAAGATCTTATCAACGCTTTATGAAGACAATCTTGTTGCCAAAGAAGGAATGCTCGTCCCATCAAGAGTTTCTGAGATTGAAAAAGATAGCTACATTCTCCATACTCAAGAAAAGCAGATCAATGTCATAAAAGTAGAGGTGTGCGAAAAAGTACCAAACATTCTACTGGAAAGCAAGATCGAATCGGCTATTTTGCATATTTTCGATCTTGAATTTGAAGAGTTTATTGAAAAGCTCTCGCCGCTTGCAAGAACATTCGAAATAGAGATACAAACAACCAAACTGACACACAATCTATACAAAATTCTTGCTATCAACAAAAAATTTGGCGATCTGGCAATGTTTGTACAAAACGCAAAGCTCCTTTTCCCAAACAATATGATCATTGCACAAAATCTGTTTGAGTATCTTATAGACCGATTCACTATCGCCCATAAAAAGATCACATTTGCCGAAAGTTGCACAGGAGGACTTCTCGCTTCGATGCTTACGAAAATTCCGGGTGCTTCCAATATATTTGATGGATCGCTGGTGACTTATGCAAATGAGATAAAGCATGCTTGGCTTGGCGTACGAAACGAAACGCTGATGAAATATGGAGCAGTCAGCCATGAAACGGTAGAAGAGATGATTGAAGGTGCTCTGAAAAGTAGTGGAAGCGACTATGCTATCGCCATCAGTGGGATCGCAGGCCCGGGTGGCGGCACTAACGAGAAACCTGTAGGAACGGTTTTTGTAGGTTGTGGAGATTCCAACCAATCCATTATCCACAAAATGCACTTTCAAGGGGATCGTAACTATATCCAGTACCAAGCGGCAATGTATGGTGTGAAACTGCTTTTTGAAATAGCTTCTGACGAACTTTTTTGA
- a CDS encoding PilZ domain-containing protein, which produces MQEDMPIYMIESTQELQREQIGKFFFTHNDFAPIQLHEQHNRYAIWKVLPHFNAKFLNQNVSGTVVIEVKPTIAFSFTANIEMVWEFSDIRYIRLPHTNAIEYMYHRKTPRVFLGSKGLLKILSQDGVHPMYIVDIIDISQGGAKIKIDEYIDKKSVSLSFRISEKKVLFTGAIVGSEIINDHRYYNIKFEDMEQEDKLLLGKYIDTQLKLNSQSSLSYWGFFYETPNSHGIL; this is translated from the coding sequence ATGCAAGAAGATATGCCTATATATATGATTGAATCGACACAGGAACTACAAAGAGAACAAATAGGGAAATTTTTCTTTACGCATAACGATTTTGCACCCATTCAACTCCATGAACAACACAATAGATACGCCATATGGAAAGTACTTCCACACTTCAATGCAAAATTTTTAAACCAAAATGTATCCGGAACAGTCGTTATAGAGGTAAAACCAACGATTGCGTTCTCTTTTACTGCCAATATCGAAATGGTTTGGGAATTTAGCGATATACGCTATATCCGTCTGCCGCACACAAATGCTATCGAATATATGTATCATAGAAAAACTCCTAGAGTATTTCTTGGCTCGAAAGGACTTTTGAAAATTTTGTCTCAAGATGGTGTTCATCCCATGTACATTGTAGATATCATCGATATTTCACAAGGGGGTGCGAAAATAAAGATTGATGAATACATTGACAAAAAAAGTGTCTCTCTTTCGTTTCGGATATCAGAGAAAAAAGTTTTGTTTACAGGTGCTATTGTAGGTAGTGAGATAATAAACGATCATAGGTACTACAATATCAAATTTGAAGATATGGAACAAGAGGACAAACTACTTTTAGGAAAATATATTGATACCCAACTGAAACTCAATTCACAAAGTAGTTTATCCTATTGGGGCTTTTTTTATGAAACACCGAATAGTCATGGTATACTCTGA
- a CDS encoding PilZ domain-containing protein — MAKILIPLSPLSCITISVSIEQIFTFGKETVLKIPHSTQIEFLSKRKYPRIEVAIKALLRTMETKPSVVHSVRILDLSEHGMKIALNDCVLDSAHPIYMRFQIDHSTIELEGEIVGVHKEEDGCYYNIKISKIDEKAQFLINK; from the coding sequence ATGGCTAAAATTCTCATTCCTCTTTCACCTCTATCCTGCATTACAATTTCCGTGTCGATTGAACAGATTTTTACTTTCGGGAAAGAAACAGTTTTAAAAATCCCACACTCCACACAAATCGAATTTTTATCAAAAAGAAAATATCCCAGAATCGAAGTAGCCATCAAGGCTCTTTTAAGAACAATGGAAACAAAACCATCGGTGGTCCATTCCGTTAGAATATTGGACCTATCTGAACATGGTATGAAAATAGCTCTTAACGACTGTGTCTTAGATAGCGCCCATCCTATCTATATGCGTTTTCAGATCGATCATTCCACAATAGAACTGGAAGGAGAAATAGTAGGTGTCCATAAAGAAGAGGATGGATGCTATTACAATATCAAAATATCTAAAATCGATGAAAAAGCCCAATTTTTAATCAATAAATAA
- a CDS encoding NUDIX domain-containing protein, with protein sequence MSLENSSNVKYSYPFQPKTPYVAVDGIIKIFEGNEFKGIVLIERKNDPKGFALPGGFVEIGEKVEDALRREMKEETGLDVESPRLFHVFSDPLRDPRFHTVSITFDCIAQGSPKGGDDAKEAHIIKVEDIPWDRLVFDHAFILQKFLKRG encoded by the coding sequence ATGAGCTTAGAAAACTCCTCAAACGTTAAGTATAGCTACCCGTTTCAACCCAAAACGCCCTATGTGGCGGTGGATGGAATCATAAAGATATTTGAAGGAAATGAATTTAAAGGCATCGTGCTTATTGAGAGAAAAAATGATCCGAAAGGATTTGCATTGCCTGGCGGTTTTGTCGAAATTGGAGAGAAGGTAGAGGATGCATTACGCCGCGAAATGAAAGAGGAAACCGGATTGGATGTGGAAAGTCCCAGGCTCTTTCACGTTTTTAGCGATCCATTGAGAGATCCGAGGTTTCACACCGTATCTATTACCTTTGATTGTATCGCACAAGGAAGCCCAAAAGGTGGGGATGACGCAAAAGAAGCCCATATTATCAAAGTCGAGGATATTCCTTGGGATAGACTCGTTTTTGACCATGCATTCATATTGCAAAAATTTTTAAAAAGAGGATGA
- the polX gene encoding DNA polymerase/3'-5' exonuclease PolX, with product MAITNSEIAKIFNEYADLLEIKGENPFKVRAYRNAARTVENIGKSLEELVNEGYDLTKLPGIGTDLSLYIKEIVKTGKFSKLEQIKEEIPPTLVEMLSIEGLGPKRIKTLYEKLHIQSMEDLRRAAESGEIEKLPGFGPTLVQKILKGVKLAKKAGQRFKWSEAKEYVDDLLEYLHQIELTHLEVAGSFRRKKETVGDLDILATAKDFSEVIRHFIKYPKIKEVVSAGSTRSTVILNNDLQVDLRSVEDESYGSALHYFTGSKAHNIEVRKIAIELGLKVNEYGVFKGNERIAGKTEEEVYQAVGLCYIEPELRENRGEIEACKAGRLPKLVELSDIKGDLHMHTVYSDGKHTIEDMAKAAKEMGYEYIAITDHSKRLTVAKGLDEKRALKEFEEIDRVNEKIDGITILKGMEVDILEDGSLDMSDEVLAQMDVVLAAVHYKFNLEQKKQTDRILKAMDNPYVNIIAHPTGRMINMREPIAVDMTKILERAKQNGIHMEINAQPDRLDLNDIHAKMAKELGVKMSINTDSHNIYSLFYMQYGVNQARRGWCEKEDIINTRSLDELRKLLKR from the coding sequence ATGGCTATAACCAACAGTGAAATCGCAAAAATTTTTAACGAATATGCAGATCTTTTGGAGATAAAGGGAGAAAATCCTTTTAAGGTTAGGGCATACAGAAATGCGGCAAGAACGGTAGAAAATATCGGGAAAAGCTTGGAAGAACTCGTCAACGAAGGGTATGATCTGACAAAACTCCCGGGAATCGGAACCGATTTGTCGCTCTATATCAAAGAGATCGTCAAAACGGGGAAGTTTTCCAAACTGGAGCAGATCAAAGAGGAGATCCCTCCGACTCTTGTGGAGATGCTCTCCATCGAAGGGCTTGGTCCCAAAAGGATCAAAACATTGTATGAAAAACTCCATATCCAGTCTATGGAGGATTTGCGCAGAGCAGCCGAGAGTGGTGAAATAGAAAAACTTCCTGGATTTGGCCCGACATTGGTGCAAAAGATTTTGAAAGGAGTGAAACTGGCCAAAAAAGCGGGCCAACGCTTTAAATGGAGTGAAGCGAAAGAGTACGTGGATGATCTGTTGGAGTATCTGCATCAAATAGAGCTTACCCATTTGGAGGTGGCCGGCAGTTTTCGAAGAAAAAAAGAGACTGTAGGAGATCTTGATATTTTGGCTACCGCAAAAGATTTTAGTGAAGTGATTCGTCACTTCATCAAATATCCAAAAATCAAAGAGGTGGTTTCTGCCGGTTCTACCAGGTCCACCGTGATTCTCAATAACGATCTTCAAGTGGATCTAAGAAGCGTAGAAGATGAGAGTTATGGTTCGGCTTTGCACTATTTTACAGGTTCGAAAGCGCATAACATCGAAGTGCGAAAAATTGCGATAGAACTCGGTCTGAAGGTAAATGAGTACGGTGTTTTCAAAGGAAACGAACGCATTGCCGGAAAAACGGAAGAGGAGGTCTATCAAGCGGTAGGACTTTGCTATATCGAACCGGAATTGAGGGAAAACAGAGGGGAGATCGAGGCTTGTAAAGCTGGGAGGCTCCCAAAGCTTGTGGAGCTTAGCGATATCAAAGGGGATCTTCACATGCATACCGTCTATAGTGACGGAAAACATACCATCGAGGATATGGCAAAAGCGGCGAAAGAGATGGGATATGAGTATATCGCTATTACAGATCATTCCAAACGGCTTACTGTAGCGAAAGGGCTGGATGAGAAGAGGGCGCTCAAAGAGTTTGAAGAGATCGATAGAGTTAATGAAAAGATCGATGGAATTACCATTTTAAAAGGAATGGAAGTCGATATTTTGGAAGATGGCTCGCTTGATATGAGTGACGAGGTTTTGGCACAGATGGATGTGGTGTTGGCTGCTGTGCATTATAAATTCAATCTTGAACAAAAAAAACAGACGGATAGAATTTTAAAAGCGATGGACAACCCTTACGTTAATATCATCGCCCATCCAACAGGAAGAATGATCAATATGCGAGAGCCTATAGCAGTTGATATGACCAAGATTCTGGAGCGGGCCAAACAAAATGGTATCCACATGGAGATCAATGCGCAGCCCGATCGCTTGGATCTCAATGACATTCATGCCAAAATGGCAAAAGAGCTGGGCGTGAAAATGTCAATCAATACAGATTCTCACAATATCTACTCCCTCTTTTACATGCAATATGGTGTCAATCAGGCAAGAAGAGGTTGGTGTGAAAAAGAGGATATTATCAACACAAGGAGCCTGGATGAGCTTAGAAAACTCCTCAAACGTTAA
- a CDS encoding response regulator transcription factor yields the protein MQKASVLLLEDDINLAETVKEYLEDEGYNVDVVHTSSDAMDSVYEKHYDILLFDVMVPGIDGFELLKKIREKEETPAIFITSLDSVENLEKGFESGADDYIRKPFALKELKIRMETLLKRSFETKKDRIQIASNIFFDIKSNQLILNNEPINLNQKELRLLKLFLQHPNEVLSHETIYEHLWDYEETPSDMALRTYIKNLRKYIGKERIESIKRHGYKFIK from the coding sequence TTGCAAAAAGCGTCTGTTTTACTGCTCGAAGATGATATCAACCTTGCCGAAACCGTCAAAGAGTATCTTGAAGATGAGGGATATAACGTGGATGTGGTTCATACATCGAGTGATGCAATGGATAGTGTTTACGAAAAACATTATGATATTTTGCTTTTCGACGTCATGGTTCCTGGGATTGACGGCTTTGAGCTTCTAAAAAAAATCAGAGAAAAAGAAGAGACTCCAGCAATCTTCATCACTTCACTTGACAGTGTGGAAAACCTCGAAAAAGGATTCGAAAGCGGTGCAGATGACTATATCAGGAAACCTTTTGCATTGAAAGAACTCAAAATCAGAATGGAAACGCTCTTGAAAAGAAGCTTCGAAACGAAAAAGGATCGTATACAAATAGCCAGCAACATTTTCTTTGATATCAAATCGAACCAGCTCATCCTCAACAATGAACCAATCAATCTCAATCAAAAAGAGCTTCGTTTACTAAAGCTTTTTTTGCAACATCCCAATGAAGTACTCAGTCATGAAACGATCTATGAACATCTTTGGGATTATGAAGAGACACCAAGTGATATGGCGCTACGAACCTATATAAAAAATCTTCGAAAATATATTGGAAAAGAGAGGATAGAGAGTATCAAACGCCATGGTTACAAATTTATCAAGTGA
- a CDS encoding sensor histidine kinase — MVTNLSSEKKSLWNFLLLYIFLTIIILTLASFSYYRFEKELMLNSHLPKLHTYAKYVITRIRQMHKSLLEDNYYPRYSNFNSAIYDADYEKIFSLLKNESIDFKHMLYKKGKYIYFIKEPELYYLGAKYVIIEMKDDEEWLFSVYRNITLFGLLFLLFMAGLGYYLVKLFLKPMKDSIMLLNNFIKDTTHELNTPVSTILTNVETLKDSSIDQKSKRKIERIDIAARTISTIYEDLSYLLLRDKIPSTIEKIDMNELLQQRIDYFKTLADSKKIKIIFQPAQQSYIHADRKKMARLIDNLLSNAIKYNKIGGTIFITTTPNSFTIEDTGIGIPPDKLHHIFERYSRLQSSEGGFGLGLNIVDMIAKEFHLALDIQSKPDQFTRITVRWQK, encoded by the coding sequence ATGGTTACAAATTTATCAAGTGAAAAAAAGAGTCTTTGGAACTTTCTACTGCTTTATATATTTTTAACCATTATCATTTTGACGTTGGCATCCTTTAGCTATTACCGTTTTGAAAAAGAGCTGATGCTCAACTCCCATCTTCCTAAACTGCATACCTATGCCAAATATGTCATCACCCGTATCAGACAGATGCATAAAAGTCTGCTGGAGGACAACTACTATCCAAGATACTCCAACTTCAATTCCGCAATCTACGATGCGGATTACGAAAAAATCTTTTCTTTGCTGAAAAATGAATCGATCGATTTTAAACATATGCTCTACAAAAAAGGAAAATATATCTATTTCATAAAAGAGCCGGAACTCTACTATCTGGGGGCAAAATATGTGATTATCGAGATGAAAGATGATGAAGAGTGGCTCTTTTCTGTGTATAGAAATATAACGTTGTTTGGTTTACTCTTTCTTCTTTTTATGGCCGGACTTGGGTATTATCTCGTAAAACTCTTTTTAAAACCGATGAAAGACTCTATCATGCTTTTAAACAATTTCATCAAAGATACGACACATGAACTCAACACTCCTGTAAGCACAATTTTAACCAATGTAGAGACGCTCAAAGATAGCTCAATTGATCAAAAAAGTAAACGGAAAATCGAACGTATCGATATAGCAGCGCGGACGATATCAACCATCTATGAAGATCTCTCCTATCTCTTGCTGCGAGATAAAATTCCATCAACAATAGAAAAAATCGATATGAATGAACTATTACAACAACGCATCGACTACTTTAAAACACTTGCAGACTCGAAAAAAATCAAAATTATCTTTCAGCCTGCTCAACAAAGTTACATACACGCTGATAGGAAAAAAATGGCTCGACTCATAGACAATCTTCTTTCCAATGCCATCAAATACAATAAAATCGGCGGTACAATCTTCATCACCACAACTCCTAACAGTTTTACGATCGAGGATACTGGAATCGGTATACCTCCAGACAAACTCCATCACATTTTCGAACGCTACAGCAGACTCCAAAGCAGTGAAGGAGGATTTGGTCTCGGCCTCAATATCGTCGATATGATCGCTAAAGAGTTTCATCTTGCACTCGATATCCAATCAAAACCGGATCAATTTACAAGGATAACCGTACGATGGCAAAAATAG
- a CDS encoding c-type cytochrome, with amino-acid sequence MKKLAVLGLAAATAVTLMAADGAALYKKCAGCHGAHGERKALGKSEVIKGWPKAKVVEALKGYKAGTRNVHGMGGLMKAQVAALSDADIEAIADYLSKQ; translated from the coding sequence ATGAAAAAATTGGCAGTACTAGGACTTGCGGCAGCAACGGCAGTGACACTTATGGCAGCGGACGGAGCGGCACTTTATAAAAAATGTGCAGGATGCCACGGTGCTCATGGTGAGCGAAAAGCGCTTGGTAAATCTGAAGTGATCAAAGGCTGGCCAAAAGCGAAAGTTGTTGAAGCGCTCAAAGGCTATAAAGCTGGAACACGAAACGTTCACGGTATGGGCGGACTTATGAAAGCTCAAGTTGCTGCTCTTAGTGATGCAGATATCGAAGCAATCGCTGATTATCTTTCTAAACAATAA
- the trxC gene encoding thioredoxin TrxC, which yields METINVVCPNCLSVNRLPKKEHYNKAKCGKCGFDLLDTHPVELDPSNFEIMITKNDIPVIVDFWAPWCGPCRMMAPNFEAAAANFPLKARFAKLNTEEYPQLAAPFGIRGIPTMIAFLHGKELDRVSGALSAPQIVQWVQRFI from the coding sequence ATGGAGACGATCAATGTTGTTTGTCCAAACTGTCTGAGTGTGAATAGACTCCCTAAAAAAGAGCACTACAATAAAGCTAAATGTGGGAAGTGTGGTTTTGATCTGTTAGATACCCATCCAGTTGAACTGGATCCATCAAATTTTGAGATTATGATCACAAAAAACGATATTCCTGTTATTGTGGATTTCTGGGCACCGTGGTGCGGTCCTTGTCGGATGATGGCTCCAAATTTTGAAGCGGCGGCTGCAAATTTTCCTTTGAAAGCGAGATTCGCAAAACTCAATACAGAAGAGTATCCGCAACTTGCCGCTCCGTTTGGCATCAGGGGAATTCCTACGATGATTGCTTTTTTACATGGGAAAGAGTTAGATAGAGTTTCCGGTGCTCTCTCAGCACCGCAGATCGTACAGTGGGTACAAAGATTTATTTAA
- a CDS encoding c-type cytochrome → MKKMVLLLLPVLFFLVAYSLRTYKSSEKVTIENHQKDTHVRIDPNCASCFEKYIEKVINEGSNIFHYPSGPMPGGTVSSEDANKIAAFLATLQGFKPSHPEWVQEGKYLFYGNCIGCHSNGGKGQKGYFPDLTRKPLKGIEMLSQKGYGTIEKRQR, encoded by the coding sequence ATGAAAAAGATGGTTCTCTTATTGCTTCCGGTTCTTTTTTTCCTCGTAGCATATAGTTTACGAACTTATAAAAGCAGTGAAAAAGTCACTATCGAAAATCATCAAAAAGATACCCATGTACGGATCGATCCAAACTGTGCAAGCTGCTTTGAGAAATATATAGAAAAAGTGATTAACGAGGGATCAAACATCTTTCACTACCCTTCAGGTCCTATGCCTGGAGGTACTGTATCTTCTGAAGATGCGAATAAAATAGCAGCATTTCTAGCAACACTGCAAGGCTTTAAACCAAGCCATCCCGAATGGGTCCAAGAGGGAAAATATCTTTTCTACGGAAACTGCATTGGGTGCCACAGCAATGGCGGCAAAGGCCAAAAAGGATACTTTCCCGATTTAACCCGAAAACCCCTCAAAGGAATCGAGATGCTCAGTCAAAAAGGATATGGTACAATAGAAAAAAGGCAAAGGTAG
- a CDS encoding saccharopine dehydrogenase family protein: protein MGKVLIIGAGGVGRVVAHKCALNPNTFEHITLASRTLAKCEEIQQEIKDKWNQDIDVAKVDADNVNELIDLIHLVKPDLVINVALPYQDLSIMEACMETKVDYLDTANYEHPDTAKFEYGPQWALHEPFKERGIMGLLGSGFDPGVTNVFCAYAQKHYFDEIHYIDILDCNAGDHGYPFATNFNPEINIREVNSKGRYWENGKWIETEPMEYKMVWDYPEIGPKDSYLLYHEEEESLVKHIKGLKRIRFWMTFSQSYLTHLKVLDNIGLTRIDPIEVDGCKVVPLHVVKALLPDPASLGPRTKGKTNIGVVCEGIKDGKRRKVYIYNICDHQEAYKEVYSQCVSYTTGVPAMIGAKMMLEKKWYRPGVWNMEQFDPDPFMEELNRQGLPWHVMEMDPDETREIE from the coding sequence ATGGGTAAAGTTCTCATAATAGGCGCTGGTGGCGTAGGACGAGTCGTTGCACATAAATGCGCTCTCAATCCTAACACCTTTGAGCATATCACACTGGCAAGCAGAACACTAGCAAAATGTGAAGAGATCCAGCAAGAGATCAAAGATAAATGGAACCAAGATATCGATGTCGCAAAAGTAGATGCAGACAATGTCAATGAGCTTATCGATCTCATTCACCTGGTAAAACCGGATCTAGTCATCAATGTGGCTTTGCCCTACCAGGATCTCTCCATCATGGAAGCATGCATGGAGACAAAAGTGGACTATCTCGATACGGCAAACTACGAGCATCCGGATACGGCAAAATTTGAGTATGGGCCGCAATGGGCTCTACATGAGCCATTCAAGGAGCGAGGTATCATGGGGCTTCTTGGAAGCGGATTCGATCCAGGGGTGACCAACGTCTTTTGCGCCTACGCCCAGAAACACTATTTTGACGAGATCCACTATATCGATATACTTGATTGTAACGCTGGTGATCACGGCTATCCTTTCGCTACAAATTTCAATCCCGAAATCAATATCCGTGAAGTAAATTCCAAAGGAAGATATTGGGAAAATGGCAAGTGGATAGAGACTGAACCTATGGAATACAAAATGGTTTGGGACTATCCGGAAATTGGCCCAAAGGATAGCTACCTGCTCTATCATGAAGAAGAGGAGTCTCTGGTTAAGCATATAAAAGGACTGAAGCGTATCCGATTTTGGATGACATTTAGCCAAAGCTACCTTACACATCTGAAAGTTTTAGACAATATCGGGCTTACAAGAATCGACCCGATTGAAGTGGATGGATGCAAAGTTGTACCCCTGCATGTGGTAAAAGCTTTGCTTCCAGATCCGGCATCTCTTGGTCCTCGCACTAAAGGAAAAACAAACATCGGTGTTGTTTGTGAAGGGATCAAAGACGGCAAACGAAGAAAAGTGTATATCTACAACATCTGTGACCACCAAGAAGCCTACAAAGAGGTTTACAGCCAGTGCGTGAGCTATACCACCGGGGTCCCGGCGATGATCGGGGCAAAAATGATGTTAGAGAAAAAGTGGTATCGACCGGGAGTATGGAACATGGAACAGTTTGACCCGGATCCATTTATGGAAGAGCTCAACAGACAAGGACTGCCTTGGCATGTAATGGAGATGGATCCAGATGAGACAAGAGAAATAGAATGA
- a CDS encoding DUF4197 domain-containing protein translates to MRKHIFSALCCALLAHAGWMETLHSFTAQKREQNTKINKSIDDTKAQRAMKNALRVGMQEAIKQLGKVDGFYKNPLVKIPIPSNMQYIADTLKRVGMGKYVEKFDLSMNRAAEEAIPETASILYDTLKSIDTKKAKKLIFSQKENAITNYFKTHAGKELAQRIAPIIKKHMEKEQVTKYYQTIVTYYNQYGQNSYIDAAMSFMGKSNEPIKEKDLTSYVTNRALEGLFTMLAQKEKSIRTSPIARTTRTLQEVFGAIR, encoded by the coding sequence ATGAGAAAACATATTTTCAGTGCACTTTGCTGTGCACTCCTGGCACATGCCGGATGGATGGAAACATTACACTCTTTTACAGCTCAAAAAAGAGAACAAAATACCAAGATCAACAAAAGTATTGACGATACAAAAGCACAAAGGGCGATGAAGAATGCTTTGAGAGTTGGTATGCAGGAAGCTATAAAGCAGCTTGGAAAAGTGGATGGCTTTTATAAAAATCCTCTCGTCAAAATTCCCATTCCATCAAATATGCAATATATAGCCGATACACTGAAAAGAGTTGGCATGGGCAAATATGTAGAAAAGTTCGATCTCTCTATGAACCGTGCCGCAGAAGAAGCGATACCCGAGACCGCCTCTATACTTTACGATACACTCAAAAGTATAGATACAAAAAAAGCTAAAAAGTTGATCTTTTCACAAAAAGAGAATGCTATCACAAACTATTTTAAAACGCATGCAGGAAAAGAGTTGGCTCAAAGAATCGCTCCAATTATCAAAAAACATATGGAAAAAGAGCAAGTGACGAAATATTATCAAACTATTGTTACGTACTATAATCAATATGGACAGAACAGCTATATCGATGCAGCCATGAGTTTTATGGGCAAATCCAATGAGCCAATAAAAGAAAAAGATCTTACAAGCTATGTCACCAACAGAGCATTGGAGGGGCTTTTTACTATGCTAGCACAAAAAGAAAAATCGATACGTACCTCTCCAATAGCAAGAACGACTAGAACGTTACAAGAGGTTTTCGGTGCAATTCGCTAG